From Larus michahellis chromosome 5, bLarMic1.1, whole genome shotgun sequence, the proteins below share one genomic window:
- the UCHL1 gene encoding ubiquitin carboxyl-terminal hydrolase isozyme L1 produces the protein MAWQPMEINPEMLNKVLSRLGVGPGWRFVDVLGFEEESLGAVPAPACALLLLFPLTEQHENFRKQQTEKIKDQEISSKVYFLKQTVSNSCGTIGLIHAVANNKDKLKLDEGSALKKFLEETADMSPEERAKHFANNKAIQEVHNSVAQEGQCRVEDNSMNFHFIMFVNVDGHLYELDGLMPFPVNHGTSSDDLLLTDSAKICRQFTEREKGEVRFSAVAFCKSA, from the exons ATGGCCTGGCAGCCGATGGAGATCAACCCCGAG ATGCTGAACAAA GTGCTGTCCCGCCTGGGGGTGGGTCCCGGCTGGCGCTTCGTGGACGTGCTGGGCTTCGAGGAGGAGTCGCTGGGCGCCGTGCCGGCCCCGGCCTgcgcgctgctgctgctgttccccctCACCGAGCAG CATGAGAACTTCAGGAAACaacaaactgagaaaataaaggATCAAGAAATCAGTTCCAAGGTGTATTTCCTGAAGCAGACAGTCAGTAACTCCTGTGGGACAATTGGTCTGATACATGCAGTTGCTAATAATAAAGACAAACTGAAGCTTG ATGAGGGGTCTGCCCTGAAGAAGTTTCTTGAAGAAACAGCTGATATGTCTCCTGAAGAGAGAGCTAAGCATTTTGCAAATAATAAG GCTATACAAGAAGTCCACAATTCGGTTGCACAAGAAGGACAATGTCGG GTTGAGGACAACAGTATGAACTTCCACTTCATCATGTTTGTCAACGTGGATGGACATCTGTATGAATTGG ATGGGCTTATGCCATTCCCCGTAAATCACGGCACAAGCTCGGATGACTTGCTATTGACG gaTTCTGCTAAGATCTGCAGACAATTTACAGAACGTGAAAAGGGGGAAGTTCGtttttctgctgtggctttttgcAAGTCTGCTTGA